One genomic segment of Oenanthe melanoleuca isolate GR-GAL-2019-014 chromosome 5, OMel1.0, whole genome shotgun sequence includes these proteins:
- the LOC130253805 gene encoding carbohydrate sulfotransferase 9-like encodes MNQKLLVFLLPNFLLGIFLVGFFCKRQENLTDVFPTTTENWRAIQNGRKNTLASVCLKNNLNKPRSKLDSVVANQLFVEHKHKFIYCEVPKVGCSNWKRTIFLLQSDFSAEASDIRHDAIHQTSLIKRLVSYPPALQKELLSNYTKVMFTRHPLERLVSAYRDKLLHSEPFYSTTVANEIRAMFRKNKDSSEKVSFQEFVSFIISKPPHTLDIHWKPMFLLCDPCNIHYDIVGKYETLGLDSEHVLKDIGAPESLQYPSLKRYSSEKRTDGDITLEYLRHLTSKQIEKIKKLYEIDFFLFNYTMNYEDYFSLND; translated from the exons ATGAACCAGAAGCTATTAGTTTTCCTTCTCCCAAATTTTTTACTTGGGATATttcttgttgggtttttctgtAAGAGACAAGAAAACCTAACAG ATGTTTTCCCCACTACTACTGAAAACTGGCGGGCGATTCAAAACGGTCGGAAAAACACACTGGCCTCTGTCTGCCTGAAGAATAACCTTAACAAACCAAGGAGCAAATTGGATTCTGTTGTTGCAAACCAGCTCTTTGTGGAGCACAAGCATAAATTTATCTACTGTGAGGTGCCCAAGGTAGGCTGCTCCAACTGGAAGAgaactatttttcttcttcaatcAGACTTCAGTGCAGAGGCTTCTGATATTCGGCATGACGCCATCCACCAAACATCACTAATCAAAAGGCTGGTGTCTTACCCTCCTGCCTTGCAAAAGGAGCTCCTCAGCAATTACACCAAAGTGATGTTCACCAGACATCCCTTGGAACGGCTGGTTTCAGCTTACAGAGACAAACTCCTGCACTCTGAGCCATTCTACAGCACCACTGTTGCTAATGAGATTAGGGCAAtgttcaggaaaaataaagattctTCTGAAAAAGTGAGTTTCCAGGAGTTTGTCAGCTTCATTATATCAAAACCACCACATACTCTTGACATCCACTGGAAACCAATGTTTCTGCTCTGTGATCCTTGCAACATTCACTATGATATTGTGGGTAAGTATGAAACTCTTGGGTTGGACTCTGAGCATGTTCTGAAGGACATTGGTGCACCAGAGAGCCTGCAATACCCCAGCTTGAAGAGATACAGCTCAGAGAAAAGAACTGATGGTGACATCACCTTGGAGTATCTCAGACATTTGACCTCAAAACAAAttgagaagataaaaaaattgtatgaaatagacttttttttgttCAACTATACTATGAATTATGAGGATTATTTTTCCCTGAATGACTAA